In Deinococcus radiotolerans, the genomic stretch GGGTAAGGGTAGGCGGCGACGAACATCGTCAGTCGAATAGGCTGACCGGTCCAGCGCTCCAAAAAGATGGGGAAGTTACGGCTGGGCCCCCCGTCTATATCATCGAAACCTTTAGAGGGGAAAGTTCCAAATCCCATGGATTTTATGAACTTCGACGTGTAAGTGTTGGTGAGACGGTCTTGAAGTACTTGGAGATCTGGCCCTAACTGCAAGCGATGGAAACCCTTTTTATTTCTCAGGATAGCTAGAAATATCCCTTCGCCCTGGTCCGCCGATTTACTCCATACATGTAATATCTCGGCAAGTCTTTTAGCTTGTGCCCGATTCCTCATACCCAGACCCAGAGTAAATAAATCAACTCCAGGAAAATTGGCTGGCGGAAAGCAGATAGTGGTTTCGACATCATTGTGAATGATACCAGCAAGCTCTGGGTTCGCCACGTAGATGAGCACGCGTTGGCAGCCATAATCGATATTCATCAGTCAAGTACATTCCTTTTACGGACGAATAACGCCTTTAATTACTACAATGCGTCAATAGCGTACGGATAACTCGCAGGCCAATATTAAGGCGTCGCGCGGCGGAATGCTTAAAATACAAAACTCTTCATAGAGCGCCGACTCTAAAGGCGACCACTCTAATAACGACGCCGACCTGCTGTTCGCTCGCAGGGACTCGGCGCGATAGCTGCTCGACCATCTAAGTCGATTTTATACCGCGCCAATCAATTTAAGAAAAGCATGCGCTTTTGTGCCGAACTCGACGCTCTTCGTACCCAGATCTAACAGCACACCACTGTAGCGCTTGAGCTTGTCAAACGCGCCTTCCTTGACGGCCTGCTCGGCACGTTTCAAAGTATCCTGCGCTTCTTCCTGCTCGTCCGAGGGTAAGGTGGCCACGGCCGCCTGGAGATCCGCCAGTAGTTTGAGGAGGTCGTCCGGCGTGGTACCGCTCTGCAGCGTCACATTCATGGTGTTGAAGGAGCCCACCTGTGTGTTGGCCGTGCCATGAACCGTCTGCTGAAAATGAACGGCAGGCCCAGATGGGGAGATCAATTTGCCACCGTGCTGCTGCCCTTGAATGAGTTCACGCATGCCCGTCGGCGTCAGGCGGTACAACGTCTGTCCGTACATCGATTGGGGCGACTTCTCGATATACCCCAACTGCGTCAGAAACAAGATGAGGTCCCTCAGTTCCGCAGGGCTGATCTGAAGAACCGATTCGAGATCAGTGGCGGCTGCCTCGCCACCTCTGGACTGAGCACTCCGCTCACGCAGCTGGTACAGCAGATTCAGCCCTTTGACAGATCGGTCGTCGGTCTCCATGGTTCATGGTAGCGGGGCAGGCGTGTCTCGTCAGGGCAAGTCCTGCGAAGCAAACGTAGAGACGTCCACCTGCGCCAGAACCGCCCTTCTGCGTTACCAAATCTCGGCGACCTGAGAAACACACTCGGTACACACCACTCGAGAAAGGGCCGCCCCTCTGGACGGCCCCCTTCCGTGACTGGGTGCTATTTGGTCAAGCCGAGGTCACGCAGCAGCGCCTTGATGCGCAACTCCTCCCGGTCCAGGAAGTACGCGAACGACACCCCCGGCTGGTAGAAGCTGTTCTGCTTCTCCTGCACCAGCAGTGTCCGCCACTCCTTACTGCGCGCCAGGCGCCCCACCACGCTGTTCAGCGACGCCCGCCCCGCCGCGTCCAGCCCCGCCGGCGCGAACACGCCCCGCCAGTTCACGAGTTCCGCGTCCACGCCCTGCTCCCGCGCGGTCGGTACGTTGATCCCCGGGATGCGCTCGGGCGCGCTGAGCGCCAGCGCCCGCACGCGGCCCGCCTTGATGTCGTCCTCCGCCACGCCGTAACTGCTCGACACGACGTCCAGCTCCCCGGCCAGCATGGCCTTGATGCCCTGGAGGTTCCCGCTGCTCGGCACCCACTTCAGGGTCCGCACGTTCCCCCCGCTCGCCTGGAGCACGTTCCCGGTGAACAGGTGCCCGGCGCTGGCCACGCTCGCCCCGCCGACGCGCAGGTTCGGGTTGCTCTTGAACGCCGCCGTCAGGTCCCCCAGCGTCCTGTACGGGCTGCTGGCGGGGACGATCAGGACCTCGTAGTCGTTCACGAGGCGCGCCACGGGCGTCAGGTCCCGCAGGCTCACGCTGCCGTCCTTGCTGGTCTGCATGGCCGCGATGGTCGTCAGGCCGAACACCACCAGCTGGTGCTCGTCACCCCTCATTTTCACGAACTCGCGCAGGCCCACCACCCCGCCTTCGCCGGGCACGTTGTACACGGCGGCGTTCGGGGCGAGTCTGGTCACGTCGAGGGTTTTGGCGAGGTTGCGGGCGAGGGTGTCGTACCCGCCGCCGGTTGTGGCGGGCGCCAGGATGCGGTACGTGGACTGGGCGGACGCGGTGGCGGTCAGGGTCAGCAGGGCGGTCAGCAGCAGGTTCTTCATGGGCATACCTCGGTCAGGGAAGGAGACGACGAGAGATTGAGGGGGGCAGGGGGTCATCCCTGCCCCGTGGCTGGCTTACTTGCGGTAGGCGCCCAGCAGGATGGCCGCCTTCCCGAGCGGGGCGAGTGTCGCCTGCACGCGGGTCAGGGGCATGCCGTGCTCGCTGTCGAACGCCAGCACGAACCGGTACCCGCCCAGCCGTCCGCCCAGCGGCCAGCTCTGCACGTTCCGCGGCACGAAACCCAGCGCCCGCAGGTCCCCCATCACAGTGCCCAGGCGCGCGTCGCCGGGCTGCGTGTCCAGCATCACCAGCACGCGGTTCGGCCGGCGCTCCGGGAACGCCTGGTCGGCCTTCTGCACCGCCCAGAAGCTCGTGGCGTTGTGCTTGTCGTCCTGGATGTCCGCCGCCAGCACGCTCAGCCCGTACACGGTCGCGGCGGCGGGCGCGCTGATCGCCGCACTCGTCCCGTCCCCCTTCGAGACCGCCTCCGCGGCGGCGGCGGTGCTGGCGACCTCCTGGCGGGTCACGTTCGGGTAGTTCGCCGCGAGGTACCCGGCACTCTGCTTGAACGGCTGCGGGTGGCTGATGATCGTCCGGATGTCACTCGCGTTCGTGCCGGGCTTGACCAGCAGGGTGTTGCTGATCGGCAGGGTGAGTTCCCCGATGATCCGCCAGCCCGGGTCGCCCTTGGCCAGCAGGCCGCTCGTCTCGGCGACGAACGCGCCGCTGCTGTTCTCGTTGGGGATCAGGCCGTACGGGGTCTCCCCTGCGACGACCGCCTGCCCGACGGCCGTGATGGTGGGGTAGACAGTGCCGACGGTGAGGTCGTGCGCGGCGGCGTACTGGGTGGCGGCCTGGTCGCTGTAGGTGCCCTTGGGGCCGAGGAAGGCGAGGCTCGCGGCGGACGCGGTGACGGACAGGGCGAGGGCCAGAGTCAAGAATTTACGCATGGTGGAACTCCTGAAGGGAAATGAGGGGTGAAGGTGGAGGGCTTGAGGTCCGCTGGTTCTCTTATGGCCTTACAGGCGGCTGAGGGCGATGCGGCTGCTCTCGGCGAGGCGAGCGACGCTCTCGCTGAGGGTCGTCAGCTCGTCCCGGCCGGTGATGGGGATGGGCGTGTCGAGTTCGCCTTCACTCACGGCCTGCGCGGCCTGGGTCAGCTGCTGAATGCGGGTGATGAGGCGCCGGGCGACCAGACTGGCCGCCACCGTCGCGGCGAGTAGGACCACCCCCAGCAGCACGATCGACTGCACCAGGCTCGCCCGGACGCCGCGCTGGATGACCGCCTCGTCCAGCGCGAGGACCGTCACGCCCGCCCCGCCGGTGATGGGGGTGGCGGTCAGGGTCACGCCGCGCCCGGGCAGGGTGCGGGTCAGGGGCCGGTCCGCCTTCAGCGCGGCGCGGGCGAGGGCCTGGACGTCGGGGGCGAGGGTGCCGGTCTTCGCCTGCCAGCGGGTCACGATGTTCTCCTCCGCCGCGCCTGTTCCCGCACCTGAGGAGCGGTCGTAGGCGACGACCACCTGGCCGGTGCGGTCGGTGACGGCAACGTCCGTGACGGGCAGCGTCCCGGCGCGCAGGAGGTCCTCGGCGCGGACCTGCACGCCGGCACGCAGTTCGGGGCTGGTGAGGTCCTGGCCGCTCTGCTCGCCCAGGTCGAGGATGCGGTCACTGAATGCCTGCGCCGTCTGCGTGCCGCCCTGCAGCAGCAGCGCACGGTGCTGTGGGGCCTGCGTGAGGAGGGTACTGCCCGCCCAGGTCACGCCGACGGCCGTGGCCGGGAGGAGGGTCAGGGCGAGGAGGAACGTGCCGATCGAGCGGCGCGGCGCCGGACGCGCCGGGTCAAGGGTGGAGAGGGTGGGGCTGGCAGTCGTCATGGGGGACCTCAGAGGGCGTATGTGGCGCGCAGGGGTGAGAGCTGGGCGTGCAGGGCTGCGCGGCGGGCAGGGCTGGCCAGACGCTCAAGGGCATCCAGGAACGCGCGGCCACTCGCGGTGGGAATCTGCTCCGGTGCCGCGCCGACCTGCGAGGCGGCGTCACGCAGCAGGAAGAGGCAGGCGGGCCCGAGGACCTTCGTGGCGGCCGCACGGACGTCCGTCCAGAACGCGGCGGGCAGCAGGGGCGGCAGGTACGTGAGGTGCCCGCGCGCCGCGTGCTCCGCCAGGACGTTGGGGACCTGCTCCAGCGGCAGGGCGACGTGCGCGGCAATCGCGGTGATGTCGCGCTGGCCGTCCACGGCGGTCAGGACGCGCCAGGCGTCGGCGCCGAGGGTGAGGTCCTGCAGGTCGGCGATCAGGGCGGGCACCCACTCGGGCGTGGGCCGCAGGGGCGTGGCCCGGCCGAGCAGGTCCGCTTCGAGCTCCGCGTCACTCACGCTGTTGGGTGAGGCAGCCACGTGCGGCGCCTGCTCAGCCGCCTGGTGGTCCAGGGCGACGGCGGCGGTGAGCAGCACCTGCGTGAGGGGGCGGGTGATGGTCACCGGGGTCATGGGGGGATCGGCGAACACCTCGAAGGTGCCGGGCGGGAGCTGAAAGAGGGCGGGGAGGGCCGCTTCGCCCACCTGTCCGGCGTACGCGGCGTGGGTCAGGCGGCCCGCGTGGAGGTGCAAGGTCCCGGGCCCGGTGGGGGTGTGGACGTGCAGGTGCCCGGTGCGGCCCTCGGCGTGCAGGAGTTGCAGGGTGTGGGTGAGGCTGTCGCCGTGAACGGTGCCACTGAGGAGGATGAGACGGGTGGACATGAGCGGCTCTTTGCGGATCGGGATTCACTGCCTGTCTGGGGGCGGCGGGTGGAGCGTGCCTGCCCGAGCGGTGACGGTGTGTGCGCAGGCGCTCACGTGTCAAGGGGGGCGGGTCGCAGTCCCCGTCCAGGGTCTTCTGCGCAAGACTTTTTGAGCGGTGGGAGCGGCATGGATGGGAATGCCCGCAGGTCGCGAGCAGGAACTCAGCGCAACGGCGCGCGTGCTCACTTGCTGAGCGGCGCTGGAGGGAGAGCTTTCCGGGCACGTGCGTCTGCCCAGGGAGCACGAGTGGTCTACCGTGGTCCCATGAGCCTGTATCAACCCGACGTCGTGACCCTCTGGGCGCTGCGCACCGACGCGCCGGAGACGGTTGCGGCCCTCTTCACGACGCCGTACACCGAGGACGGCGACGCGACACCCTCAGCGTTCATGGACGCGTACCGTCTGCCGGGGTACGACGAGGAATACGGAGCTACACCTGGGCGGCACCGCCGAGGCCCTCATTGACGCAGCCGCGAGCACGTGGCGGACGCTGGATGAGCAGGCCCTCCCCCGACGACCGGCGGGGGCGTGGAACGGCCTCTACCTGCTGAGCGGCCACGCGGGGGACGAGTGGACGGCACCGGAGCGCCGCCCCCTCATGCCCCACGGGGACGTCCAGATTGGTGAGGCAGTGTTCCGGTTGGTGGACTCGTTCCATGTGCTCGTCCGCCCGTAAACCTTTCGGGAGGTCGAGACGACGTTTGAGGTCGCCAGGTCCTTCCGCCCGTCGGCGGCCTGATCGTGCCCGATGATCACGGCTGCAGGAACATCAGCGCGGTGGCCTAGTCGCAGAAGGGAGACGTGACGCTGATGAATTGACCACTGGTATCCGCGTTGTCCATTCGGTCGGGAAACACGAGGCCCAACTCACCGAACAACATCAGCCCATCGTAGAGCTGATACGGTCCCAACGACCGGATGAGTGGCGCGGCCGCCGGGAGCCAGGATCCATCCGCGATGATCGGCACGCCCCCCAGATGGACGGTTTTCGCTCCGAGGAGGGTGCAGGTTATGCCGAACACGAGGTCGTGCTCGTCGACATCCACGGCAGCAAGATCACCGTACTCGACCCACTTGATGCTCGCCCCGAGCGAGACGATGCTCGTCGGCGCGGTCGCGAGCCCCTCGTTCACGTCCTTGAGATGCATGCCCAGCCGAATCGGCAGAAGCCCCACCTGGGGCACGAGCCGGAACGGTGTGTGGGGCATCAGAGCCCTGCGGCAATCTGAACAAGATTCAGCATCCTGTGCACGGCCCGACATCATTACTGCGACTGGACGCGGGGGTGGACGTGCTCGGCGTGGGGGGCTGGGGTGGTCATGCAGCCAGTGTTGCAGAACGGACCACCATAGGTGGTTCATGTGGGCGGCGGTTCCGGATCGCTTTGAGGTGACTCCGGATTTCTTACCCCGCCAGAGGCTCGTCCTGGAACCGCGGTATCACATGGAAGTGCGCGTGCATGACGTGCTGACCGCCGACTTTACCCACGTTCCATCCGGCGTTGTACCCGTCCAGGGCGAGCGTGGCGTCCAGGTGCACCCTGGCTTGGAGGAGCAGGTCCTGCGTGGCCGCCCACTTCTGAGGCGTGAGGTCAAACACGGTCGGGCGGTGCGCTTTCGAGACGATGACGCCCGCACTCTCCAGGGCACCTGTCTCGCTGGGTTTGCTGCTCAGCAGGCAGAGGTCGTTTTCCAGGCCGAACGCGCCGCGACTGAGTTCCGGCGCGTTGCAGTAAGGGCAGGGGAGCTCCGCGGGCATACCGGGAGGATACGGGCCATGCCGACGTTGCCTTGTGGCCGTTCGGAGCCAAGCGGACAGAGGCGCGGTTGGTCCCAACGCGTGCGCCCGCTACACGACCGGGCACACAAGTGGCGGAGCAGGTGAATCTCGTGGGCCTCATGGGGCAGCAGTAGTGGGATATGTGGGCGCCTGCCGGGCCCGACTGAGGCCCCGGGACGGGCCGCTGAACCTGGACCGGTCCGTCCGCATTGGCCTGGGCACACGACCCGCATCCGGAGCGAGCACTGCCGGAAGATGTCCTGTGGTACTGGCCGTCCGAACGAGCCGACTGAATTCGGCCGGTCTTTAGGGCACGCCATCACCGCGCAGCGCCTGAAGGCGACTTCCGTGGCCAGTCCACGTCTGCCCGCAAGGCTGCCTTGAAGTCACCCGGTGATCTGCCGCGTTCCGCCGGGGTGATGGCTCACGACACGACCCGAACTTGGCCTGATTGGAAGCCTGTCACCAGACGGCGAGCACAGGTGTGGGGCTTGATGCGGTGCATGGAGGTAGCGCCCCCTGAGTCCCCAACCGGTTGAGGAAGGCAACGGCTTCCACTGCGACCTCCGGACCCCGCTGCTGCAGGGTCGACACGGTCACCACCACGCGGCCAGCCGCCCGGTGGTCCAGGTGACGGAGATGAAAGCAGAGCCCCAGCGGGGCTGACACCATGAAGCTGGTCAGCACGCCCGCTTTCGCCACCGCGTCCCGCGAGCTCAGAATGCGCCCCAGGTGAAGCCAGACCTCATGATCTGCGGCGCCCACAAGCGGGCGCCGCGAGGGCACGTCCCGGTATTGCGGCTTCGGTGCGTCTGGAGATGCGCGTCTCGGACGAGCGCTGAAATACCGCATGATTGCTCCCTTCCCCACTGCCACATCACGTTGAGCGCTGCCGGCCCCTCCCACCGACAGCCAGGCGGCCTGCGGGGCGACTCCACTCAGCCCTCTGCCCTATGTCCTGACATCCACGCGTCGGTCAGCACCCCGACAAGCTCGAGCAGACCGTGATATGTGGCCGCCTTGGTGTAGTACGCCGTTGCGGCCAGCGTGGCGCAGTGCTCCCGGTCTTGCGGGGCGCTCGACACGCTGTGCACCACGACCGGCACGGACGTCAGGCACGGCTCCGCCTTCAGACGCGCGAGGAGTTCAAAGCCCGTCAGGCGCGGCAGGTTCAGGTCGAGGATGATCAACGCGGGCAAGGGCACCTGCCCCTGACGAACGGCGTCCAGGAAGCCCATCACCTCCTCGCCCTCTAAGATGGCCTGCACGGGCGTACCGGGTGCGACCTCCTGGAAGGCGAGGTCCAGGAGCATCACGTCACTCGCGCAGTCATCGATCACCAGCACGCTGGCACCATCCTTCACGCTTATCACTTCACCTCCCTGCACGTGTGCGGTTCACGCGCGCGCCGCTTCCTCTGCTCACGGAGCGCAGCGTCACCACCACGATCCCTGCGGACGCCGGAAGCCAGGGGCCCCTGTGCCCACCCAGAGCGCACACTGTGATCTGCCCCACGCCCCCGAGTGGGAAGGAGAAGAACCACTCGGGGCGCGCCCGTTGTCACGTCTTCACGCACGCGTGCCAGCCCGTCCTGAACTCGCCGCGCCTTACAGCGGCAGGTCGTACGTGTCGGCCGCGTTGAAGTTGTTGATGCAGGCCGTGTCGATGTTCTTGCAGATGGCCCACACTTTCGCGCCGAAGGTCTTAATGACGCCACTTGCGATAGGGCCCAGGAAGTTCGGGTTGTACGTCATGCTGCACTCAATCAGGGCTTCGTAGT encodes the following:
- a CDS encoding response regulator is translated as MKDGASVLVIDDCASDVMLLDLAFQEVAPGTPVQAILEGEEVMGFLDAVRQGQVPLPALIILDLNLPRLTGFELLARLKAEPCLTSVPVVVHSVSSAPQDREHCATLAATAYYTKAATYHGLLELVGVLTDAWMSGHRAEG
- a CDS encoding tripartite tricarboxylate transporter substrate binding protein; translation: MKNLLLTALLTLTATASAQSTYRILAPATTGGGYDTLARNLAKTLDVTRLAPNAAVYNVPGEGGVVGLREFVKMRGDEHQLVVFGLTTIAAMQTSKDGSVSLRDLTPVARLVNDYEVLIVPASSPYRTLGDLTAAFKSNPNLRVGGASVASAGHLFTGNVLQASGGNVRTLKWVPSSGNLQGIKAMLAGELDVVSSSYGVAEDDIKAGRVRALALSAPERIPGINVPTAREQGVDAELVNWRGVFAPAGLDAAGRASLNSVVGRLARSKEWRTLLVQEKQNSFYQPGVSFAYFLDREELRIKALLRDLGLTK
- a CDS encoding HAMP domain-containing protein, which codes for MTTASPTLSTLDPARPAPRRSIGTFLLALTLLPATAVGVTWAGSTLLTQAPQHRALLLQGGTQTAQAFSDRILDLGEQSGQDLTSPELRAGVQVRAEDLLRAGTLPVTDVAVTDRTGQVVVAYDRSSGAGTGAAEENIVTRWQAKTGTLAPDVQALARAALKADRPLTRTLPGRGVTLTATPITGGAGVTVLALDEAVIQRGVRASLVQSIVLLGVVLLAATVAASLVARRLITRIQQLTQAAQAVSEGELDTPIPITGRDELTTLSESVARLAESSRIALSRL
- a CDS encoding HIT family protein, which translates into the protein MPAELPCPYCNAPELSRGAFGLENDLCLLSSKPSETGALESAGVIVSKAHRPTVFDLTPQKWAATQDLLLQARVHLDATLALDGYNAGWNVGKVGGQHVMHAHFHVIPRFQDEPLAG
- a CDS encoding DUF4388 domain-containing protein, which encodes MSTRLILLSGTVHGDSLTHTLQLLHAEGRTGHLHVHTPTGPGTLHLHAGRLTHAAYAGQVGEAALPALFQLPPGTFEVFADPPMTPVTITRPLTQVLLTAAVALDHQAAEQAPHVAASPNSVSDAELEADLLGRATPLRPTPEWVPALIADLQDLTLGADAWRVLTAVDGQRDITAIAAHVALPLEQVPNVLAEHAARGHLTYLPPLLPAAFWTDVRAAATKVLGPACLFLLRDAASQVGAAPEQIPTASGRAFLDALERLASPARRAALHAQLSPLRATYAL
- a CDS encoding prephenate dehydratase domain-containing protein; this encodes MRKFLTLALALSVTASAASLAFLGPKGTYSDQAATQYAAAHDLTVGTVYPTITAVGQAVVAGETPYGLIPNENSSGAFVAETSGLLAKGDPGWRIIGELTLPISNTLLVKPGTNASDIRTIISHPQPFKQSAGYLAANYPNVTRQEVASTAAAAEAVSKGDGTSAAISAPAAATVYGLSVLAADIQDDKHNATSFWAVQKADQAFPERRPNRVLVMLDTQPGDARLGTVMGDLRALGFVPRNVQSWPLGGRLGGYRFVLAFDSEHGMPLTRVQATLAPLGKAAILLGAYRK